A stretch of Synechococcus sp. WH 8020 DNA encodes these proteins:
- a CDS encoding sensor histidine kinase, whose amino-acid sequence MRAERVGREMPKGETAKLKALERAKGSILPGPAAKSGTGIRLGKGTDLVASKSNWRSQLLGSLEGQLQLATYTAVLIGFTGATTTGLWLSNRNQIRNGEVELKANAEHLISALMDYDHLGQGHSAKDWSPSTHAEVRQELRDHSGVRTTLWIELADGRLVPPKSGHIPIPTTMMRATMKAHKKDHTTQLINVGGQNYLTLLGRAYPTGERVWSSAIASDTGRIQNEFLGWMIVIGVGSMLLSLITINAMVRRIVRPLLQLSEQSAALTADTLNQDSIPEMTAAPKEVRQLAKTYSELIERLALSWNDQRRFVSAVSHELRTPLTIVQGYLHRTIKRSKSLSDDERRGLKTAEEESIRMRMLLDDLLDLARGDSGQLQLNQEMVDLEELVGKAADLSQSHLTDHRLEVVNNIPNHETSDALADPDRLQQVLFDLIDNAAKYSAKDSLITLVLNPHKHGIAIDVKDEGIGIPESDLPHIFNRFYRGKNSSESSGTGLGLSVVALMISAMGGQIHVQSKEGEGSCFSIILPKLTSSTISR is encoded by the coding sequence ATGCGCGCCGAGAGGGTGGGGCGTGAGATGCCTAAGGGCGAGACCGCAAAGCTCAAGGCACTAGAACGAGCGAAGGGTTCCATTCTCCCTGGTCCTGCTGCAAAATCTGGGACAGGAATACGTCTAGGGAAGGGAACCGATCTCGTGGCATCGAAGTCCAACTGGAGATCGCAACTTCTAGGAAGCCTTGAAGGCCAACTCCAGCTGGCCACCTACACCGCAGTTCTGATCGGATTCACCGGAGCTACCACCACAGGGCTTTGGCTTAGTAATCGCAATCAGATCCGAAATGGAGAAGTGGAATTAAAGGCCAATGCGGAGCACCTGATCAGCGCTCTGATGGACTATGACCATCTAGGGCAAGGCCACTCAGCTAAAGATTGGAGCCCATCCACTCACGCAGAAGTGCGTCAGGAGCTACGCGATCACTCCGGCGTGCGTACCACCCTATGGATCGAATTGGCGGATGGACGCCTCGTGCCGCCGAAATCAGGTCACATCCCCATCCCCACAACCATGATGCGAGCCACCATGAAGGCTCACAAAAAAGATCACACAACCCAACTGATCAATGTGGGAGGCCAGAATTACCTCACGCTTCTGGGTCGTGCCTATCCAACCGGAGAAAGGGTTTGGAGTAGTGCAATAGCAAGCGACACCGGCCGCATCCAAAATGAATTTCTGGGCTGGATGATCGTGATTGGGGTGGGATCGATGTTGCTCTCACTAATCACCATTAACGCGATGGTGCGACGAATCGTGAGGCCTCTCCTACAACTCAGTGAACAAAGTGCAGCCCTCACCGCCGACACCCTGAATCAAGATTCGATTCCGGAGATGACAGCCGCACCAAAGGAAGTGCGCCAGTTGGCCAAGACCTATTCCGAATTAATCGAACGCCTGGCCCTGTCATGGAATGACCAACGTCGCTTTGTGAGTGCCGTAAGCCATGAATTACGAACACCCCTCACCATTGTTCAGGGATATCTGCATCGCACGATTAAGCGCAGTAAGTCATTAAGCGACGACGAACGTCGTGGCCTGAAAACTGCAGAAGAGGAAAGCATTCGCATGCGCATGCTCCTCGATGATCTCCTCGACCTCGCGCGCGGTGACTCCGGACAACTCCAGCTCAACCAAGAGATGGTGGACCTTGAGGAATTGGTGGGCAAAGCTGCTGATTTAAGCCAAAGCCATCTCACGGATCACAGGCTTGAAGTGGTGAACAACATTCCTAATCATGAAACCAGTGATGCACTCGCTGATCCTGACCGTCTGCAACAAGTGCTCTTTGATTTAATCGACAACGCTGCCAAATACTCTGCGAAAGACTCTCTAATTACCTTGGTGCTGAACCCACATAAGCATGGCATTGCCATTGATGTGAAAGACGAGGGAATTGGGATTCCAGAGAGCGATCTCCCGCATATTTTCAACCGCTTTTATCGTGGTAAGAACAGCTCTGAAAGCAGCGGAACAGGACTCGGGCTGTCTGTGGTTGCCCTAATGATCTCTGCCATGGGAGGACAGATACACGTTCAAAGCAAAGAAGGAGAAGGGAGTTGCTTCTCAATCATCCTTCCTAAACTAACTTCAAGTACAATTTCACGATGA
- a CDS encoding prepilin-type N-terminal cleavage/methylation domain-containing protein — MSQRAKWMFKQCPPTHAKCGFTLIELLLSLSLGSMLFVVLLQLIAADLRLGQSMANRLRESAQQRRTLELIRDELAIGAYWVVDPAVSPQWPCGMAGRQPVLAIGLDSENTQAAVPTIIYSVGAAPSPIWRGQVLMRCGPAYGLDGVMRAGGRTQNRVLMDGLPQQGLGFQARLDSQSKVLHLELEQLADGGSGRLRSAVVF; from the coding sequence ATGTCTCAGCGAGCTAAGTGGATGTTCAAGCAATGTCCTCCAACCCATGCCAAGTGTGGCTTCACGTTGATCGAGCTGCTGCTGTCCCTCAGCCTTGGCAGCATGCTGTTTGTTGTGTTGCTGCAGCTGATCGCCGCTGATCTACGCCTAGGACAAAGCATGGCGAACCGTTTGCGTGAATCGGCGCAGCAACGCCGCACCTTGGAGCTGATTCGTGATGAATTAGCGATAGGGGCCTACTGGGTGGTGGATCCTGCTGTCTCCCCTCAATGGCCCTGTGGCATGGCTGGCCGGCAGCCCGTTTTGGCGATCGGCTTGGATTCAGAGAACACCCAGGCTGCAGTTCCAACCATTATTTACAGCGTGGGAGCTGCACCTTCACCGATTTGGCGCGGTCAGGTGTTGATGCGTTGCGGGCCCGCCTACGGACTCGATGGTGTGATGAGGGCAGGGGGGCGGACCCAAAATCGTGTTCTCATGGATGGATTACCCCAGCAGGGTTTGGGGTTTCAGGCTCGCCTTGATTCTCAATCCAAAGTGCTTCATCTCGAGTTAGAGCAGCTGGCTGATGGTGGCTCTGGACGCCTTCGCTCTGCTGTCGTGTTTTGA
- a CDS encoding type IV pilin protein: MRYKSKKQNQPIQTVFNIEPGFTLSEVLVTTLIVGILSSIALPNYINQVDRARQNEVTSTISQIQTTIAAYADEFGILPTSWEDLNDISAIMTENGPATNNDFSAINLAAGFYNVAIENSDNLFTITATRDDKEKLNVIACINLTNGASGISPETAATTPNCE, from the coding sequence ATGCGCTATAAATCAAAAAAACAAAATCAGCCAATCCAAACAGTATTCAACATAGAACCGGGATTCACACTAAGCGAAGTACTCGTCACAACCTTAATTGTTGGAATACTATCAAGCATTGCACTACCAAACTACATCAACCAAGTCGATCGAGCACGACAGAATGAAGTCACTTCAACGATTTCCCAAATCCAAACCACAATCGCCGCCTACGCCGATGAATTTGGCATTCTGCCAACCAGCTGGGAAGATTTGAACGACATTAGTGCAATCATGACCGAGAACGGACCCGCTACAAATAATGATTTTTCAGCGATCAATCTAGCCGCAGGTTTTTACAACGTAGCCATCGAAAATAGCGACAACTTATTCACAATCACCGCAACCCGCGACGACAAGGAAAAGCTAAACGTGATCGCCTGTATCAATCTGACGAACGGCGCGAGTGGCATCTCTCCTGAAACAGCAGCAACAACCCCCAACTGTGAATAA
- a CDS encoding sensor histidine kinase, whose product MQSAALLSVIAGYALFLAIHAGLADAQRRDNHQRLAASLLLQLRGATPPALPLENETLQIRLHSEGPELLPQQQSLAGGEQWLVSRRRVSTAQGDWQWLELRQNITDSLAQERFSQLLLLAVAAGSILLTFVLLRLVLRRGLELPLQKLDHQLQALDTQTLGDHLLDPDHLPHELRPIALAFNHLQQRLAVAWKRESSFVDGVAHALRTPITLMSGHAQRLQRHSLSLELQRPISVMASEAKRMGLMITMLRDLSRANSGRLDLQLEPLDVDQQLLIAYERLALVADGRLQLPSPASELPSTLIADHRRLQECLDALVRNALFDSEGPVSLKASIEEDWIVLHVLDSGNGMSSSERSLELQRFRSGTSLAGLRGSGIGLSLVDALLKAMDGNLQIADAPDGGADCQMRFRRPLSPPSP is encoded by the coding sequence TTGCAGTCCGCTGCTCTGCTCTCCGTGATCGCAGGCTATGCCTTGTTTTTGGCGATTCATGCTGGTTTGGCCGATGCCCAGCGCCGAGACAATCACCAGCGCTTAGCGGCCTCCTTGCTCCTGCAGCTCAGGGGTGCAACACCTCCCGCTTTGCCTTTAGAAAACGAGACGTTGCAGATCCGCCTGCACTCCGAAGGGCCTGAGTTGCTCCCTCAGCAGCAATCCCTTGCAGGAGGAGAGCAGTGGCTGGTGAGTCGTCGTCGGGTGTCGACAGCGCAGGGTGATTGGCAGTGGTTGGAGCTGCGTCAAAACATCACCGATTCCCTAGCCCAGGAGCGCTTCAGCCAGCTTTTGTTGCTCGCAGTGGCTGCTGGGTCAATCTTGTTGACCTTTGTTTTGTTGCGTCTTGTGCTTCGGCGTGGACTGGAGTTACCGCTTCAAAAGCTAGATCATCAGTTGCAGGCTCTCGATACCCAAACGCTTGGCGATCATCTCCTCGATCCGGATCATCTGCCGCACGAGTTGCGCCCAATCGCTTTGGCTTTCAATCACCTTCAGCAACGCCTGGCTGTTGCCTGGAAGCGTGAGAGCAGCTTTGTTGATGGAGTTGCCCATGCGCTGCGTACGCCCATCACCTTGATGTCGGGCCATGCCCAACGTCTTCAGCGGCATTCGCTCTCCCTTGAGTTACAACGACCTATCTCGGTGATGGCCTCAGAAGCCAAGCGCATGGGGTTGATGATCACGATGTTGCGTGACTTGTCCCGCGCTAATTCGGGGCGTTTGGACTTGCAACTGGAGCCCCTTGATGTCGATCAGCAGTTGCTGATTGCTTATGAACGTCTTGCCTTGGTTGCTGATGGTCGTTTGCAGTTGCCATCACCGGCCTCTGAATTACCTTCAACCTTGATCGCTGATCATCGCCGGCTTCAAGAGTGCCTTGATGCCTTAGTTAGAAATGCGTTGTTCGACAGCGAAGGCCCTGTGAGTTTGAAGGCCTCGATCGAGGAGGATTGGATCGTGCTGCATGTGCTTGATTCTGGAAATGGAATGTCCTCATCAGAGCGCTCTTTAGAGTTGCAGCGGTTCAGGAGTGGAACCAGCTTGGCTGGCCTTCGTGGCTCTGGAATTGGCTTATCGCTTGTGGATGCCCTGCTCAAAGCGATGGATGGCAACTTGCAGATTGCTGATGCACCCGACGGTGGCGCTGATTGTCAGATGCGTTTCAGGCGCCCATTGTCTCCACCCTCGCCATGA
- a CDS encoding type IV pilin protein, which translates to MSVLNSRLQLSILNITKKRNLIERGFTLVELMIVIVIVGILSAVALPNFLNQTAKAKATEAKSDISAIIKNASAEFTTGGASYVETLIGTTAGTSCDNIGGRNEDITTKFDYTCSIDSTTNDLTVTATGDDNDTGIKGKMITQKANLEDGDVTLEKEETCQIFGGTKTDDGCA; encoded by the coding sequence ATGAGCGTCCTCAACAGCCGACTACAACTCTCCATTCTCAACATTACAAAGAAGCGTAATTTGATTGAGAGAGGCTTCACTTTGGTGGAGTTAATGATCGTCATTGTGATTGTTGGGATTCTTTCAGCAGTAGCACTTCCAAACTTCCTCAATCAAACAGCAAAAGCAAAGGCGACAGAAGCAAAATCTGACATTAGTGCAATCATCAAAAATGCATCCGCAGAATTCACGACTGGAGGTGCAAGTTACGTCGAAACTTTAATAGGAACTACTGCAGGCACCTCATGCGACAATATAGGAGGCAGAAATGAAGATATAACTACAAAGTTTGACTATACATGCAGTATCGATTCCACAACAAATGATTTAACCGTGACAGCAACAGGAGATGACAATGATACGGGAATAAAAGGCAAGATGATTACTCAAAAAGCCAATCTTGAAGATGGTGATGTCACGTTGGAAAAAGAAGAAACATGCCAAATCTTTGGCGGAACAAAGACAGATGATGGATGCGCCTGA
- a CDS encoding pilus assembly FimT family protein produces the protein MMQEQPAEGFSLLELLAGIVIITIGLSTSIPTYIRNMRQDEVDRYTQQIEAGFFALRAKLGKQKTSCTLRFDHSGLNNFVPPSDLVEMGEHPERLECCNSDIRAAGEPSGCANGPQIGDLLATSITNSIQKSKVQRDRSLRLIDREGTAESKVVEVAVNSATYELTPPGTSTMSDNLIFLIRSINTSEKRLRTRCLQISGTGTVLRASWNQATSSCKNS, from the coding sequence ATGATGCAGGAACAACCAGCTGAAGGATTCTCATTATTAGAACTATTGGCGGGCATCGTGATCATCACGATTGGCCTATCAACGTCAATTCCCACCTATATCCGCAACATGCGACAAGACGAAGTCGATCGCTACACCCAGCAAATTGAAGCTGGCTTCTTTGCACTTCGTGCCAAGCTAGGCAAGCAAAAAACAAGCTGCACGCTCAGGTTTGATCACTCAGGCCTAAACAACTTTGTACCTCCGTCAGATCTGGTGGAGATGGGCGAACATCCTGAACGTCTTGAATGTTGCAATAGCGATATCAGGGCAGCCGGAGAACCCAGCGGTTGCGCAAATGGACCCCAGATCGGAGATTTACTTGCAACATCCATCACTAATTCAATACAAAAAAGCAAAGTACAACGTGACCGATCCTTGCGCTTAATAGACCGAGAAGGTACTGCTGAATCAAAAGTGGTGGAGGTTGCTGTTAATTCTGCAACCTATGAATTAACACCGCCAGGTACCAGCACAATGTCTGATAATCTGATTTTTCTCATTCGTTCAATCAACACCAGTGAGAAGAGGCTACGCACGCGTTGCTTGCAAATATCAGGTACCGGTACCGTATTGAGAGCTAGCTGGAATCAAGCCACGTCAAGCTGTAAAAACAGTTAA
- a CDS encoding type IV pilin protein translates to MTSLNSRMQLALLNRKKGRNLLEKGFTLVELMVVIVIVGILSSVALPQFLSQSEKAKATEAKSNSSAIFKNAAANYQEGLVEDGASACLSMPADNTTKFNYSCDFQKGTPATYLDDGITVDVPATGTVMLVTGTGNSLANGGDATIEGKIIKACYSFDTGKTKMDSVLSPTTHVDIEDCDNS, encoded by the coding sequence ATGACTTCACTGAATAGCCGCATGCAATTGGCCCTGCTCAACCGCAAAAAAGGCCGCAATCTGCTCGAAAAAGGCTTCACCTTGGTGGAGCTAATGGTTGTGATCGTAATTGTTGGAATTCTATCCTCAGTTGCACTTCCACAATTTCTGAGCCAATCAGAAAAGGCCAAAGCCACAGAGGCAAAGTCAAATTCGTCAGCAATATTTAAAAATGCTGCAGCTAACTACCAGGAAGGATTAGTTGAAGATGGTGCTTCGGCATGCCTTTCAATGCCAGCTGACAACACAACGAAATTCAACTATAGTTGCGATTTTCAAAAAGGAACTCCTGCAACTTATTTAGATGATGGAATTACAGTAGACGTGCCCGCCACGGGAACCGTAATGCTAGTAACAGGAACAGGCAACTCATTAGCAAACGGCGGCGACGCCACAATAGAAGGGAAAATCATAAAAGCATGCTATTCATTTGACACAGGAAAAACAAAAATGGACTCTGTATTAAGCCCAACGACACACGTAGACATTGAAGACTGCGACAACTCGTAA
- a CDS encoding ABC transporter permease, with protein MARWGLVIVGIYIAVALLTPALISVGFLPDPNAGLDSAIYAPPSPQHWCGTDRLGRDVCVRTLQGSGVALQVVLLAVVLALVVGVPVGMLSGYLGGGVDRVLVLLMDTLYTLPVLLLSVVLAFLLGRGIPNAAAALCVVYIPQYFRVVRNQTAQVKSELFVEAAKTLGAGPIWILRRYLFRNVITSVPVLLTLNAADAVLVLGGLGFLGLGLPETVPEWGSDLNLALAAVPTGIWWTALYPGLAMFVLVLGLSFLGEGLEAWVSSTGRDAAN; from the coding sequence ATGGCCCGATGGGGTCTGGTGATTGTGGGGATCTACATCGCCGTTGCCCTGCTCACGCCTGCCTTGATCAGCGTTGGCTTTCTTCCGGATCCCAATGCCGGTTTAGATAGTGCGATCTATGCACCGCCATCTCCGCAGCATTGGTGTGGCACCGACCGGCTCGGCCGCGATGTGTGTGTACGCACATTGCAGGGGAGTGGCGTTGCTCTTCAAGTGGTGCTGCTAGCGGTCGTTCTTGCCTTGGTCGTGGGTGTGCCGGTTGGAATGTTGAGTGGCTACCTCGGGGGAGGGGTTGACCGGGTGCTGGTTCTGCTCATGGACACGCTTTACACCTTGCCGGTGTTGTTGTTGTCTGTGGTGTTGGCGTTTCTGCTGGGCCGAGGGATTCCGAATGCAGCAGCAGCACTGTGTGTGGTGTACATCCCGCAGTATTTCCGAGTGGTGCGTAATCAAACAGCTCAGGTGAAATCGGAGCTGTTCGTGGAGGCCGCAAAAACCCTCGGTGCTGGTCCGATTTGGATTCTGCGGCGCTATCTGTTCCGCAATGTGATCACCTCGGTGCCCGTGCTGCTCACCTTGAACGCTGCTGATGCGGTGTTGGTGCTCGGAGGCTTGGGTTTTCTGGGCCTTGGCTTGCCAGAAACGGTGCCGGAATGGGGCAGCGATCTCAATCTGGCACTTGCTGCTGTGCCCACTGGCATCTGGTGGACGGCTCTTTATCCAGGTCTGGCGATGTTTGTGTTGGTGCTGGGATTGTCGTTCCTTGGTGAAGGACTCGAGGCTTGGGTGAGCAGTACGGGGCGCGACGCGGCAAACTGA
- a CDS encoding type IV pilus modification PilV family protein, whose translation MNIKGRYRHQRQHKVTTNGFTMVEVLIAGILMASALAAVGRLSVAALSVSAHSSIRASMEAAINDNIQTMQKEDSYFTPEWIKDNADYDFETACANPAEKLGEHLQSVDQDPRLIVDDEPKSNQIKRTFDFSTIPGILKIIYSFEGPEKQIGSEIRVIEINPNFASQCYRT comes from the coding sequence GTGAATATCAAGGGTCGCTATCGACACCAAAGACAACACAAGGTGACAACCAATGGATTCACCATGGTGGAGGTCTTAATTGCTGGAATCTTAATGGCCTCTGCCCTCGCAGCAGTGGGGAGACTTTCCGTAGCAGCCCTCAGCGTGAGTGCACATTCATCCATTAGGGCAAGCATGGAAGCAGCGATCAATGACAACATTCAGACCATGCAAAAAGAAGATTCTTATTTCACACCAGAGTGGATCAAAGACAATGCCGATTACGATTTCGAAACAGCCTGCGCAAATCCTGCTGAAAAGTTAGGCGAGCACCTCCAATCTGTCGACCAAGATCCAAGACTAATAGTTGACGATGAGCCAAAGAGCAACCAAATCAAACGAACCTTTGATTTCAGTACAATTCCAGGCATCCTCAAGATCATTTATAGTTTTGAAGGGCCAGAAAAGCAAATCGGGAGTGAAATCCGAGTTATAGAAATTAATCCAAATTTTGCGTCTCAGTGCTACAGAACATGA
- a CDS encoding response regulator transcription factor translates to MRDQEGQQPKSQVLLVDDDPELLRFLYQEFTSDKVTCTCSKTGSKALTLLRQQRFDLVVLDWNLPDFDGLEICQRLRSTGNTTPVLMLTAHDDLDARVQALDYGADDYLSKPFELRELHARVRARLRRGTFAAAEKQKEQLELGDLRINLLQRAVHRGEHKLSLTQREFDLLCYLIEHPGEVLHRQNILEGVWGAPFVGDPNTLDVYMGYLRRKIEKPNHPQLLHTIRGVGFMARVETMGA, encoded by the coding sequence ATGAGGGATCAAGAAGGTCAACAACCCAAATCTCAAGTGCTGCTCGTTGATGACGATCCAGAGCTGCTTCGCTTTCTCTATCAAGAGTTCACAAGCGACAAGGTGACGTGTACCTGCAGCAAGACTGGTAGCAAAGCCCTAACACTGCTGCGACAGCAACGCTTTGACCTTGTGGTTTTGGATTGGAACCTGCCCGATTTCGACGGCCTGGAGATCTGCCAGCGCCTGCGCAGCACTGGCAACACCACACCGGTGCTGATGCTCACGGCCCACGATGATCTCGACGCACGCGTGCAAGCCCTCGACTATGGAGCGGACGACTACCTCAGCAAACCCTTTGAACTCAGGGAGCTGCATGCACGGGTTCGAGCACGACTGAGACGCGGCACATTCGCCGCTGCCGAAAAACAAAAAGAACAGCTGGAGCTCGGCGACTTGCGCATCAACCTCCTACAACGAGCGGTGCATCGAGGCGAACACAAGCTCTCGCTAACGCAACGGGAATTTGATCTCCTCTGCTACTTGATTGAGCACCCTGGGGAGGTGCTGCACCGCCAAAACATTTTGGAAGGAGTCTGGGGGGCGCCGTTCGTGGGTGATCCCAACACCCTGGATGTCTATATGGGCTACCTGCGCCGCAAAATCGAGAAGCCAAATCATCCCCAACTTCTGCACACCATTCGCGGGGTTGGATTCATGGCGAGGGTGGAGACAATGGGCGCCTGA
- a CDS encoding GspH/FimT family pseudopilin, whose translation MSLIEQLMVVSVLGLVLSIPFVTGRSDRDQLQLDASARRLQMGLDRARSFAKREQRACGMALTEEGFRAPDDDLLPGAIPSCTGIGFSLQEPFEHGPIVLTTNLPSVLRFTANGLLLDGGIAVLSHQRLEKARCLVVSLPLGVSRLGSYQDPLPSKSGRLSSSRCLPHVSAS comes from the coding sequence ATGAGCTTGATCGAGCAGCTGATGGTGGTGAGTGTCCTGGGACTTGTGCTGTCGATTCCATTCGTAACGGGCCGCAGCGATCGTGATCAGCTTCAGCTGGATGCCAGTGCGCGACGCTTGCAGATGGGTTTGGATCGAGCTCGCAGTTTTGCCAAGCGTGAGCAGCGAGCTTGCGGAATGGCTCTTACCGAGGAGGGGTTTCGTGCTCCGGATGACGATCTCCTGCCTGGTGCGATTCCCTCCTGTACTGGGATTGGCTTCTCGTTGCAGGAGCCTTTTGAGCATGGGCCAATTGTTTTGACGACCAACCTGCCGTCGGTGCTGCGCTTTACCGCGAATGGTTTGCTCTTGGATGGCGGAATCGCTGTGCTCAGTCATCAGCGATTAGAGAAAGCACGTTGTTTGGTGGTGAGCTTGCCCTTGGGAGTGAGTCGTCTTGGCTCGTATCAGGATCCACTTCCTTCTAAAAGCGGCCGCTTAAGCAGTAGTCGTTGCTTGCCTCATGTCTCAGCGAGCTAA
- a CDS encoding DUF5989 family protein, whose protein sequence is MEAFLDLVKDIWDFMKVRKKYGLAPLIITIALMGALTVRF, encoded by the coding sequence ATGGAAGCATTTCTTGATTTAGTCAAAGACATCTGGGACTTCATGAAAGTCCGGAAGAAGTATGGGTTGGCACCTTTGATTATCACTATTGCTCTAATGGGAGCACTAACTGTCAGATTTTAG